One stretch of Pseudovibrio brasiliensis DNA includes these proteins:
- a CDS encoding acyl CoA:acetate/3-ketoacid CoA transferase: MQICSAREIAAFVQDGDTIVIGGCGWGLATPEALLEAIEQRFLSTGHPKNLFIINSLSIGDGDKRGLNRFAHKGMLRGIISSHFALTPSLQKLISQDKLEAYCLPAGVIQQLIREIGAGRPGLLTRTGLGTFVDPRHGGGKCSKSCKHDLVELLHLHGQEYLRYRPFKIDLALICGSAADTKGNLSLDEEAVTLDCLSLAMAAHNSGGHCFAQVRNIVESGSLPARSVAIPGVFLDALVETPGQTIAYDTPYSPALSGDIKPSHRRIQNEPNEIARKVIARRAAEELIENAAVNIGFGVPAGVRFTEQRKKLAEQIWLSCEHGHHNGQFLGDTLYGAAQGSEALLSSLDQFDFYNGGGLDIAFLGMSEVDRHGNVNLSKIGGKIVGPGSFIDISQNARKLVFCGLLTGVDTRVEYRKDKLKITRNGTHTKFVEQIDHVTFNAINARNNGQEVLYVTERAVFQLGPNGLVLTEVAPGIKPKRDVLAHMGFACKVDVQRKMPEHIFNALGGANN; encoded by the coding sequence ATGCAGATCTGCAGTGCGCGTGAAATTGCGGCCTTTGTGCAGGATGGCGATACCATTGTTATTGGCGGTTGCGGGTGGGGTCTTGCCACACCAGAAGCCCTGCTGGAGGCCATCGAACAACGGTTCCTCTCAACCGGTCATCCCAAGAACCTCTTCATTATCAACTCCCTTTCGATCGGAGATGGTGACAAGCGCGGGCTGAACCGTTTTGCGCATAAAGGTATGTTACGAGGCATAATCTCCTCTCACTTCGCCCTGACACCGTCGCTCCAAAAACTCATCTCTCAAGACAAACTGGAAGCCTATTGCCTGCCAGCTGGTGTCATTCAGCAGTTGATCCGTGAGATTGGAGCAGGTCGACCCGGTCTGCTCACACGAACGGGACTTGGAACCTTCGTTGATCCCAGACACGGTGGTGGTAAATGCAGCAAGTCCTGTAAGCATGATCTGGTTGAACTGCTGCACCTGCATGGTCAAGAGTATCTCCGCTATCGCCCATTCAAGATCGATCTCGCTCTAATCTGCGGTTCAGCAGCTGACACCAAAGGCAATCTCAGCCTTGATGAAGAAGCTGTCACTCTGGACTGCCTGAGCTTGGCAATGGCAGCGCACAACAGCGGAGGCCACTGCTTTGCACAAGTCAGGAACATCGTGGAATCCGGCAGCCTGCCAGCTCGTTCTGTGGCCATTCCCGGCGTATTTTTGGATGCTTTGGTTGAAACACCCGGCCAAACCATCGCTTACGACACCCCATACAGTCCTGCACTTAGCGGTGACATCAAGCCGTCTCATCGGCGTATTCAAAATGAACCCAACGAGATTGCACGCAAGGTGATCGCGAGGCGAGCTGCAGAGGAGTTGATTGAAAATGCAGCAGTCAACATAGGGTTTGGTGTACCCGCAGGAGTTCGCTTTACAGAACAACGCAAGAAACTAGCTGAACAGATCTGGCTTTCTTGCGAACATGGGCATCATAACGGTCAGTTTTTGGGTGATACGCTTTATGGCGCAGCCCAAGGATCTGAAGCTCTTCTATCTTCGTTAGATCAGTTTGATTTTTACAACGGTGGCGGGCTAGACATCGCTTTTTTGGGTATGAGTGAAGTAGACCGGCACGGCAACGTAAATCTCTCCAAAATAGGCGGAAAAATTGTTGGCCCGGGCAGTTTCATCGATATCTCACAGAACGCGCGAAAGCTGGTGTTCTGCGGTCTTCTCACTGGCGTCGATACACGCGTGGAGTATCGCAAAGATAAGCTAAAGATTACCAGAAACGGAACACACACAAAGTTTGTCGAACAAATAGACCACGTCACATTCAACGCGATCAATGCCCGAAACAATGGACAAGAAGTGCTCTATGTAACGGAGCGTGCCGTGTTCCAACTTGGGCCGAATGGACTTGTGCTGACCGAAGTTGCACCTGGAATCAAACCTAAGCGCGACGTGCTCGCCCATATGGGCTTTGCCTGCAAAGTAGACGTCCAACGCAAGATGCCAGAGCACATCTTCAACGCACTCGGAGGCGCTAATAACTAG
- a CDS encoding RidA family protein, translating into MIERMHTKQRMSKIVKHNGTVYLCGQVGNRGDSIKEQTAECLRRVDELLIEAGSSREKILQAIVWLSDMRDFAEMNEVWDAWVPEGHAPARACGEARLASQELLVEVIITAACD; encoded by the coding sequence ATGATTGAACGCATGCACACCAAGCAGCGGATGAGCAAAATCGTCAAGCACAATGGTACAGTTTATCTGTGCGGGCAGGTTGGCAATCGCGGTGATAGCATCAAGGAACAGACTGCAGAATGTCTGCGCCGCGTTGATGAACTGCTGATTGAAGCTGGTTCCAGTCGCGAAAAAATCCTACAGGCGATCGTTTGGCTTTCAGACATGCGCGATTTCGCAGAAATGAATGAAGTCTGGGATGCATGGGTTCCGGAAGGCCATGCACCAGCACGGGCATGCGGAGAAGCGCGCCTTGCATCTCAAGAACTGCTCGTGGAAGTCATCATCACAGCAGCTTGCGACTAA
- a CDS encoding iron-containing alcohol dehydrogenase: protein MTGFVFNTSASVICEPGAVQQLGQLTLNTIGKRVLLVSDKGLLQAGLVEPVILRLEAAGVEVSLFEDVVADPPEAIVLQAAELAKTAQVDGVIGLGGGSSLDVAKLVALLVGGGEQLADIYGVGMAKGKRLPLILIPTTAGTGSEVTPISIITTGEAEKKGVVSPQLLPDVAVLDADLTLGLPAHVTAATGIDAMVHAIEAYTSTSANNNPVSKVLAKEALRLLGANIEKAVNTPQDKKARSNMLLGSMLAGQAFANSPVAAVHALAYPIGGIFHVPHGVSNALVLPHVMRFNMPSCADAYAELAPLVFPELIEVPTDTRGRVFADRLAELAKVLGVETTLREVGIEEQHMAKLASEAMKQTRLLVNNPREVDEDAALQIYMQAL, encoded by the coding sequence ATGACAGGCTTTGTATTCAACACATCAGCGAGCGTTATTTGTGAGCCCGGCGCTGTTCAACAGCTGGGCCAGCTTACACTGAACACCATAGGCAAACGTGTTTTGCTTGTGAGCGATAAAGGACTGTTACAAGCGGGTCTCGTTGAACCTGTGATCTTGCGGCTTGAAGCTGCCGGAGTTGAAGTCTCTCTCTTTGAGGATGTGGTTGCTGATCCGCCCGAAGCTATCGTGCTGCAAGCAGCTGAACTGGCAAAGACTGCACAAGTAGACGGTGTGATTGGGCTTGGGGGCGGATCATCCCTTGATGTTGCAAAGCTTGTTGCACTGCTTGTTGGGGGAGGGGAGCAGCTTGCAGACATCTATGGTGTTGGTATGGCAAAAGGAAAGCGGCTTCCGCTGATCCTCATTCCAACAACAGCGGGCACTGGCTCAGAGGTTACGCCGATCTCCATCATCACAACGGGTGAAGCTGAGAAGAAGGGCGTGGTGTCACCTCAGTTGCTGCCGGATGTGGCGGTGTTGGATGCGGATCTTACCCTTGGGCTGCCTGCGCATGTGACCGCTGCAACAGGCATTGATGCCATGGTGCATGCAATTGAAGCCTATACGTCTACTTCAGCAAACAACAATCCGGTTTCAAAGGTTCTGGCCAAGGAAGCTCTGCGATTGCTTGGTGCGAATATTGAGAAGGCTGTGAACACGCCACAGGATAAAAAAGCCCGCTCTAACATGCTGCTGGGTTCCATGTTGGCTGGTCAGGCATTTGCTAACTCACCAGTAGCTGCGGTGCATGCGCTGGCTTATCCAATCGGTGGCATCTTTCATGTGCCGCATGGTGTTTCCAACGCGCTTGTTCTGCCACATGTGATGCGGTTCAACATGCCTTCTTGTGCGGACGCCTATGCTGAGTTGGCTCCACTGGTGTTCCCGGAACTGATCGAAGTACCCACTGATACCCGGGGCCGTGTGTTTGCGGATCGGTTGGCTGAGCTTGCCAAGGTGCTTGGTGTTGAAACAACACTTCGAGAGGTTGGCATTGAAGAACAGCATATGGCCAAGCTTGCCAGCGAAGCGATGAAGCAGACACGGTTGCTCGTCAATAATCCGCGGGAGGTGGATGAAGACGCCGCGCTACAAATTTATATGCAAGCCCTTTAA
- the gmd gene encoding GDP-mannose 4,6-dehydratase, producing the protein MTLQKTALITGVTGQDGAYLSRFLLDKGYVVHGVKRRSSSFNTGRIEGIYQDPHEEDAHFILHYGDLTDATNLIRIMQEVQPDEVYNLGAQSHVKVSFETPEYTANSDALGALRLLEAIRILGLEKKTRFYQASTSELYGLVQEVPQKESTPFYPRSPYAAAKLYAYWIAVNYREAYGIHASNGILFNHESPLRGETFVTRKITRAAAAISLGQQEKLYLGNIDAQRDWGHARDFIEGMWMMLQQDQADDYVLATGMMTSVRRFVEMAFAHCGTDIEWQGEGIEERGLCARTGRSLIEIDPRYFRPSEVNELLGDASKARQKLGWEPKTSLEALVQEMVQADLEGLQEYRVLEDA; encoded by the coding sequence ATGACCTTGCAAAAGACAGCATTGATAACGGGTGTGACTGGACAAGATGGCGCTTATCTGAGCCGTTTTCTGCTTGATAAGGGCTATGTGGTTCATGGTGTTAAGCGCCGCTCCTCCAGTTTTAACACCGGGCGGATTGAAGGAATTTACCAGGACCCGCATGAAGAAGATGCACACTTTATTCTTCACTATGGTGATCTGACGGATGCGACCAATCTGATCCGGATTATGCAGGAAGTGCAACCGGATGAAGTCTATAACCTTGGTGCGCAGTCACACGTGAAGGTGAGTTTTGAAACCCCGGAATACACGGCCAACAGCGACGCTCTTGGTGCACTGCGTTTGCTGGAAGCGATCCGCATTCTCGGACTGGAAAAGAAAACAAGATTTTATCAGGCATCAACGTCAGAGCTTTATGGTCTGGTTCAGGAAGTTCCGCAGAAAGAAAGCACGCCCTTCTATCCGCGGTCTCCATATGCTGCTGCGAAACTCTATGCCTATTGGATAGCTGTAAACTACCGCGAAGCCTATGGAATCCATGCATCAAACGGTATTCTCTTCAACCATGAAAGCCCGTTACGCGGTGAGACGTTCGTGACGCGGAAAATCACCCGCGCAGCAGCGGCAATCAGCCTGGGCCAACAAGAGAAACTCTACCTCGGCAATATTGATGCTCAACGAGACTGGGGGCATGCGCGTGATTTCATCGAAGGCATGTGGATGATGCTGCAACAGGATCAGGCTGATGACTATGTCCTGGCTACAGGGATGATGACATCTGTTCGCCGTTTTGTAGAAATGGCCTTCGCTCATTGCGGCACTGATATTGAGTGGCAGGGAGAGGGCATTGAGGAGCGAGGTCTTTGTGCGCGAACCGGTCGTTCATTGATTGAAATTGATCCTAGGTATTTCCGTCCTTCTGAAGTGAATGAGCTGCTAGGTGATGCAAGCAAGGCGCGGCAGAAGTTGGGATGGGAGCCTAAAACGTCTCTAGAGGCGTTGGTGCAAGAGATGGTGCAGGCCGATTTGGAGGGGCTACAAGAGTATCGGGTGCTCGAAGATGCCTGA
- a CDS encoding MFS transporter, translated as MQDEAVTTSVLALFKLSAFRRFIGVLVPAAFADWIDFIAIMVLVNYTWGMGATEVASVIMAATLPRVLFGLPAGILVDRIGAGPVLLASLVIRAAVMVGMFFFANTLALLITLVFLKSTISAAFMPAQQLALKKLVPSNMLTQAVSVDHFVIQSTKIFAPVLGGALLAIWSPHNVFLLGGLFFAVGALFCVTLLGVLKKDKVSSEAEQENKGNVLSDAKEGLAYIWKTPRLLLGMALICLFIFSVFLYEAVLLLLIKETGQPGASAGPIIGAIGVGGLVGTYLTAKIGDRINLHLMMVIGSFFGGTLTIVAGWLPFSPEPFTLNEQMALWFVAGIFSSLITVPYGAIIVKQTPEELLGRVSSVGEMLQSGLTLISIPIGAFLAEQWFVSMPFFAGGVTMSVGAVIGLVAALSLGKAPDPEPVVSEEVV; from the coding sequence ATGCAGGATGAGGCAGTAACTACTTCCGTTTTGGCATTGTTTAAGCTGAGCGCGTTTCGTCGGTTTATTGGTGTTCTTGTTCCGGCCGCCTTTGCGGATTGGATCGACTTCATCGCGATCATGGTACTGGTGAACTACACATGGGGCATGGGTGCTACCGAGGTTGCCAGTGTGATTATGGCGGCCACATTACCACGCGTTCTTTTTGGTTTGCCTGCGGGTATTCTGGTGGATCGCATTGGAGCTGGGCCTGTGCTCCTGGCCAGCCTTGTTATCCGAGCTGCTGTTATGGTTGGCATGTTCTTCTTTGCCAACACCCTCGCACTTCTCATTACCTTGGTCTTTTTGAAGTCAACGATTTCCGCCGCATTCATGCCGGCGCAGCAGTTGGCGCTGAAAAAGCTTGTGCCGTCCAATATGCTGACACAGGCCGTCAGTGTTGATCACTTTGTCATTCAGTCTACGAAGATCTTTGCTCCGGTTCTTGGCGGTGCTCTACTCGCCATCTGGAGCCCGCATAATGTCTTTTTGCTTGGGGGGCTCTTTTTTGCAGTTGGGGCACTGTTTTGTGTCACGCTGCTTGGTGTGCTGAAGAAAGACAAAGTGAGCTCTGAGGCTGAGCAGGAGAACAAAGGTAATGTGCTGAGTGATGCAAAAGAAGGTCTGGCCTATATCTGGAAGACACCGCGCTTACTCCTCGGTATGGCTCTTATCTGCCTCTTTATATTCAGTGTCTTTCTATATGAAGCCGTACTGCTGCTTCTGATTAAGGAGACAGGGCAACCGGGAGCTTCTGCTGGGCCGATCATCGGTGCAATTGGCGTGGGCGGGCTTGTTGGCACCTATCTCACGGCGAAGATCGGTGATCGAATAAACCTGCATCTAATGATGGTTATCGGCTCGTTTTTCGGTGGAACCTTGACCATTGTCGCAGGCTGGCTTCCTTTTAGCCCTGAGCCTTTTACTCTCAATGAGCAGATGGCACTTTGGTTTGTCGCTGGTATCTTTTCCAGCCTGATAACCGTGCCTTACGGAGCTATCATCGTAAAGCAGACGCCAGAAGAGTTGCTGGGGCGAGTTTCTTCAGTTGGTGAGATGCTGCAATCGGGCCTGACACTTATTTCAATACCAATAGGTGCGTTTCTGGCGGAGCAGTGGTTTGTTTCCATGCCCTTCTTTGCCGGAGGCGTGACCATGTCCGTGGGTGCAGTCATCGGGTTGGTTGCAGCACTTAGCCTTGGCAAGGCACCCGATCCGGAACCGGTGGTTTCAGAAGAAGTCGTATAG
- a CDS encoding acyl-CoA thioesterase — protein sequence MSKPKKPTPETRDHYKFFSEVQTRWEDNDIYGHINNAVYYSYFDSAVNAYLIANDALNIHEGDEIGLVVESGCQYFSEIAYPQKIDIGLRVGHLGNSSVRYELALFVPGAETAAAQGFFTHVYVDRASRRPQALSLNLRNALEALLLEVADS from the coding sequence ATGAGCAAGCCTAAGAAGCCGACTCCGGAAACACGGGATCACTATAAATTCTTCAGTGAGGTTCAGACCCGCTGGGAAGACAATGACATTTATGGCCACATTAATAATGCGGTCTATTACAGCTACTTCGACAGCGCGGTGAATGCCTATCTCATTGCAAATGATGCACTCAACATTCACGAAGGTGATGAGATTGGTTTGGTGGTTGAATCCGGCTGTCAGTACTTTTCAGAGATCGCTTATCCGCAAAAGATTGATATCGGTTTGCGTGTCGGCCATCTGGGAAATAGCTCTGTACGCTATGAGCTGGCTCTGTTTGTGCCAGGGGCAGAGACTGCCGCGGCACAGGGATTTTTTACGCATGTGTACGTAGATCGCGCCAGTCGCAGACCGCAAGCACTCTCCCTCAATCTGCGCAATGCACTTGAAGCGCTTCTACTAGAGGTTGCTGATTCTTGA
- a CDS encoding Hsp70 family protein produces MNSAFAGIDFGTSNSTVGIYSGETPELVMLEEGHTEMPSAIFFNFEDEQIVYGRQAKEEYIRGDEGRLMQALKSVLGTSLIQEKTAVMGGRMAFRDIIALYLRQLKRKLDTHMQEDVTKVVLGRPVHFIDGDEVADRAAQNTLEGIARQEGFEQIAFQYEPIAAALAYEQSVTREELILVLDIGGGTADFSVIRVSPERRNAADRTGDILANTGVHIGGTDFDRLLSLAQVMPHLGYKTLTKDGKRALPSKYYFDLTTWQFINQLYSPNILRELGEVRREAAQPHLVERLREVIRAKDGHMLATRVEQTKIDLSSSEIASLKIELEEEDVQVDASNADFHAAIAASVGKIETTIQEALSKAGVTADQINSMFLTGGTTRIPMLRDHFKSLMPNASIVEGDVFGAVGLGLAADAKRKFG; encoded by the coding sequence ATGAACAGCGCATTCGCAGGCATCGATTTTGGCACCTCTAACTCCACAGTGGGCATCTACTCAGGCGAAACACCAGAACTGGTGATGCTGGAAGAAGGCCACACGGAAATGCCGTCTGCCATTTTCTTCAATTTTGAGGACGAGCAGATCGTTTATGGACGACAGGCGAAAGAAGAGTACATCAGAGGCGATGAAGGCCGCCTTATGCAGGCTCTCAAGAGTGTTCTGGGCACATCCCTCATTCAGGAGAAAACAGCTGTCATGGGCGGTCGTATGGCGTTTCGTGACATCATTGCACTGTACCTGCGCCAGTTGAAACGCAAGCTTGATACACATATGCAGGAAGATGTCACTAAGGTGGTTCTAGGACGTCCGGTGCATTTCATCGATGGTGATGAAGTCGCTGACCGTGCAGCGCAAAACACGCTGGAAGGTATCGCGCGCCAAGAAGGTTTTGAGCAAATTGCATTCCAGTATGAGCCGATTGCAGCTGCATTGGCCTATGAGCAGTCTGTTACTCGTGAAGAACTTATTCTGGTACTGGATATCGGTGGTGGTACAGCTGATTTTTCCGTTATTCGCGTTTCTCCTGAACGGCGAAATGCAGCAGACCGCACAGGCGACATTCTTGCCAACACAGGTGTTCACATCGGAGGTACGGATTTCGACCGCCTGCTGTCGCTTGCACAGGTGATGCCGCATCTGGGCTATAAAACTCTCACCAAAGACGGCAAACGTGCACTGCCCTCCAAATACTACTTCGATCTGACCACCTGGCAGTTCATCAACCAGCTGTATTCTCCAAACATTTTGCGCGAACTCGGCGAAGTCAGACGCGAAGCAGCGCAGCCACATCTGGTGGAGCGCCTTCGCGAGGTAATCCGTGCTAAAGATGGCCACATGCTTGCCACACGCGTGGAGCAGACCAAGATTGACCTGTCTTCCTCCGAAATTGCCAGCCTTAAGATTGAGCTGGAAGAAGAAGACGTTCAAGTGGATGCATCCAATGCCGATTTCCACGCGGCTATTGCCGCTTCTGTGGGCAAAATCGAAACCACCATTCAGGAAGCCCTCAGCAAGGCAGGCGTGACAGCAGATCAAATCAACAGCATGTTCCTGACCGGCGGTACCACACGCATTCCAATGCTTCGCGATCACTTCAAGTCCCTGATGCCTAACGCCTCTATCGTAGAAGGCGACGTGTTTGGAGCCGTAGGTCTTGGCCTTGCAGCCGACGCGAAACGAAAGTTCGGCTAA
- the fcl gene encoding GDP-L-fucose synthase, translating to MPDLPEIKFNLAGKTVFVAGHKGMVGGALMRRLEQEDCSLLTADRKQVDLTVQSETLMFLQDMKPDAVIVAAAKVGGIWANNEYPADFLYENLAIETNLIRGAYAANVQKLLFLGSSCIYPKHAPQPISEEALLSGPLEPTNEWYAIAKIAGIKLCQAFRKQHGCDFISAMPTNLYGPGDNFDLTTSHVLPALMRKVHEAKENGAASFEIWGTGAPRREFLHCNDCADALVYLLKNYSADEHINVGFGTDISILELAEKLASILGFEGSVEKDTSKPDGTPRKLMSSERLAQLGWKPSISLDVGIAETYNWFLQHHREKTTA from the coding sequence ATGCCTGATTTACCGGAGATCAAATTCAATCTTGCGGGAAAAACGGTTTTTGTAGCTGGGCACAAAGGCATGGTTGGCGGCGCGTTGATGCGCCGATTGGAACAAGAGGATTGCTCGCTTTTAACGGCTGACCGCAAACAAGTGGATCTCACGGTTCAAAGTGAAACACTAATGTTTTTGCAGGATATGAAGCCGGATGCGGTGATTGTTGCGGCAGCCAAAGTAGGGGGGATATGGGCGAACAATGAATATCCCGCAGACTTCCTTTATGAAAACCTTGCGATAGAAACCAACCTCATCCGCGGAGCTTATGCAGCCAACGTACAAAAGCTGCTGTTTCTGGGCTCGTCCTGTATTTATCCAAAACATGCGCCACAGCCGATCTCAGAAGAGGCGTTGCTCTCCGGACCTCTGGAGCCAACCAATGAGTGGTATGCCATTGCCAAGATTGCTGGAATAAAACTTTGCCAGGCTTTTCGAAAACAGCACGGATGCGATTTCATCTCTGCGATGCCAACCAACCTGTATGGTCCGGGCGATAACTTTGATCTGACAACCAGCCATGTACTGCCGGCACTCATGCGTAAAGTGCACGAAGCGAAAGAAAATGGTGCGGCCTCCTTTGAGATTTGGGGAACAGGAGCGCCACGGAGAGAGTTCCTTCATTGTAATGACTGTGCAGACGCACTGGTGTACTTGCTGAAGAATTACTCAGCTGATGAGCACATCAATGTCGGTTTCGGAACGGATATCTCTATTCTGGAACTTGCAGAAAAACTAGCAAGTATCCTGGGGTTCGAAGGCTCTGTTGAGAAGGACACCTCTAAGCCTGATGGTACTCCGAGAAAACTCATGAGTTCTGAGCGACTGGCGCAGCTGGGTTGGAAACCATCCATCTCATTGGATGTGGGGATTGCAGAGACCTACAATTGGTTCCTTCAGCACCACCGTGAAAAAACAACGGCATAA
- a CDS encoding YrbL family protein translates to MSQENQVYQVGEFVRGGGFRDTYECASDPTKLLKFDRYETGKRKVKTRGPLKNLFRAVRAKLGYKKQRLSGNQDELLGWQHIQEVGLEEHRSFAKVYGMVETDRGPALLTEKIENFWHPETRSVRDYISRHGRVDDNELVRALIDYFGILRRHHVSCFADRPENMGIVLDEQGNKYIKSFDVKPYLNNQFMPVHKIDYLSKKRIRRRLDRHLDILSGENSGGGHRI, encoded by the coding sequence GTGTCGCAGGAAAATCAAGTTTATCAGGTTGGAGAGTTTGTTCGTGGTGGCGGATTTCGCGACACCTATGAATGTGCTTCTGATCCTACCAAGCTTCTGAAATTTGACCGTTACGAGACTGGTAAGCGCAAGGTAAAAACTCGCGGCCCGCTGAAGAACCTGTTTCGTGCTGTTCGTGCAAAGCTTGGATATAAGAAGCAACGTTTGAGCGGAAACCAGGATGAGCTTTTGGGCTGGCAACACATTCAGGAGGTTGGGTTGGAAGAGCATCGCTCTTTCGCGAAAGTCTACGGAATGGTGGAAACGGATCGTGGGCCTGCTCTGCTAACGGAAAAGATTGAGAACTTCTGGCATCCTGAAACTCGCAGTGTGCGCGACTACATCAGCCGCCATGGCCGTGTTGATGATAACGAGTTGGTCCGAGCTTTGATTGACTATTTTGGGATTTTGCGCCGCCACCATGTTTCCTGCTTTGCAGACCGTCCTGAAAACATGGGGATTGTCCTTGATGAGCAAGGTAATAAGTACATCAAGAGCTTTGATGTAAAGCCCTACCTAAACAATCAGTTTATGCCAGTTCACAAGATCGATTACCTGAGCAAGAAGCGTATTCGACGACGTTTGGATCGCCATTTGGATATACTAAGCGGTGAAAATTCAGGCGGAGGGCATAGAATCTGA